The following proteins are encoded in a genomic region of Salinicoccus sp. RF5:
- a CDS encoding fructose-1,6-bisphosphatase, producing MEAKYLNLLSEKFDSEEKVVTEIINLESILDLPKGTEHFVSDLHGEFQAFQHVLRNGSGNVRVKIRDVFKDRMTEEEISEFAALVYYPEEKLKLIKNQIGSKDAMNEWYKIKIHHMIELISFASSKYTRSKLRKALPKQFVYIIEELLYKSDEDTNKKPYYEKIVDKIITLGQAEKLIIGLSYTTQRLVVDHLHVVGDIYDRGPEPDKIMDTLIDYHSLDIQWGNHDVLWIGAYAGSKVCLANILRICARYDNLDIIEDAYGINLRPLLNLAEKYYGDNPAFHPKQHSEKALTEQEKLQITKIHQAIAIIQFKLESPIIKRRPYFEMEERLVLEKVDYDKQEITVYGETYPLENTCFSTVDPEDPAKLLEEEEEVIDKLLLSLQQSEKLKRHMNFLMKKGSLYLKYNGNLLIHGCIPVDEDGNMEEMEIDGNVYAGRELLDQFELHLRKAFEDVESTDDLSTDLVWYLWTGKHSSLFGKRAMTTFERYFIKDKTSHKEEKNPYYHLREDVNVCRKMLEEFDLDPEQGHIINGHTPVKEIDGENPIKADGKMIVIDGGFSKAYQKTTGIAGYTLLYNSYGMQLVAHQHFNSKRNVLLNGADALSVRRIVDEELQRKKIRDTNIGARLQEEIEMLQALMSYRYIN from the coding sequence ATGGAAGCAAAGTATCTCAACTTGCTGTCTGAGAAGTTCGACAGCGAAGAAAAAGTAGTCACGGAAATCATCAATCTCGAATCCATACTGGATCTTCCGAAGGGGACGGAACACTTCGTCAGCGACCTTCATGGAGAATTCCAGGCCTTTCAGCACGTACTCAGGAATGGATCCGGCAACGTGCGGGTAAAAATCCGGGATGTTTTCAAGGATAGGATGACAGAGGAGGAGATCAGTGAGTTTGCCGCCCTCGTCTATTATCCTGAAGAAAAATTAAAACTGATCAAGAATCAGATCGGGTCGAAAGATGCGATGAACGAATGGTATAAGATTAAGATCCATCATATGATCGAACTGATATCTTTCGCCTCTTCAAAGTATACACGCTCAAAATTGAGAAAGGCTTTGCCGAAACAGTTTGTGTACATCATCGAAGAACTCCTCTATAAGAGCGATGAAGATACGAACAAGAAGCCCTATTATGAAAAGATCGTCGATAAGATCATCACACTCGGCCAGGCTGAAAAGCTCATCATTGGCCTCTCCTATACTACACAGCGCCTGGTCGTCGACCATCTCCATGTAGTGGGAGATATCTATGACCGTGGACCCGAGCCGGATAAGATCATGGATACGCTGATCGACTACCATTCCCTTGATATCCAGTGGGGGAATCATGATGTGCTCTGGATTGGGGCCTATGCGGGATCCAAGGTATGTCTTGCGAACATCCTCAGAATCTGTGCACGCTACGACAATCTGGATATCATCGAGGATGCCTACGGAATCAACCTGCGTCCTCTTCTGAACCTGGCGGAAAAATACTATGGGGACAACCCAGCCTTCCACCCAAAACAGCATTCCGAAAAGGCACTTACAGAGCAGGAGAAACTCCAGATTACAAAAATACATCAGGCCATCGCCATCATCCAGTTCAAACTCGAGAGTCCCATCATCAAACGGCGTCCATACTTCGAGATGGAAGAGCGTCTCGTCCTTGAAAAGGTAGATTACGATAAACAGGAGATTACGGTCTATGGAGAGACCTATCCATTGGAGAACACCTGCTTCTCGACTGTCGATCCAGAGGATCCAGCGAAACTGCTCGAAGAGGAAGAAGAAGTCATAGACAAACTCCTGCTTTCCCTCCAGCAATCCGAAAAATTGAAGCGCCATATGAACTTCCTGATGAAAAAAGGCAGCCTCTACCTGAAATATAACGGCAATCTGCTGATCCATGGCTGCATTCCCGTAGATGAAGATGGAAATATGGAAGAGATGGAAATTGACGGTAATGTATATGCAGGGCGCGAACTGCTCGACCAGTTTGAACTTCACCTCCGCAAAGCCTTCGAAGATGTCGAATCTACGGATGACCTGTCGACGGATCTTGTATGGTACCTCTGGACCGGCAAGCATTCCTCCCTGTTCGGCAAACGGGCGATGACGACATTTGAACGCTACTTCATCAAGGACAAGACTTCCCATAAAGAAGAAAAGAATCCTTACTATCATCTGAGGGAAGATGTGAACGTATGCCGGAAGATGCTTGAAGAGTTCGATCTCGATCCTGAGCAAGGGCATATCATCAATGGACATACCCCCGTAAAGGAGATCGACGGTGAAAATCCGATCAAGGCAGACGGCAAAATGATCGTCATCGATGGCGGGTTCTCCAAGGCCTATCAGAAGACTACCGGCATCGCAGGCTATACACTCCTCTACAATTCATATGGCATGCAGCTTGTGGCCCATCAACACTTCAATTCAAAGAGGAATGTACTCTTGAATGGTGCAGATGCACTCTCTGTACGTCGCATAGTCGATGAGGAGCTCCAAAGGAAGAAGATACGCGATACCAACATCGGTGCCAGACTGCAGGAAGAGATCGAAATGCTGCAGGCACTGATGTCTTATCGTTACATTAATTAA
- a CDS encoding CHAP domain-containing protein produces the protein MFHVKKGLTALIFIGLAAAGLYWADGQSEDGLWETLEYHLLPDPMANNTYDDGECTYHVFEKVKAQGNMIETSWRDADQWAENAEGDGYSVNGEPKTGAILQTERGELGHVAYIESINEDGSINISEMNYTEPYEVTERTIAADNIDRYSYIHPKENPRPKDLEEQA, from the coding sequence ATGTTTCACGTGAAAAAAGGATTAACTGCCCTTATTTTCATCGGCCTTGCTGCGGCCGGGCTTTATTGGGCGGACGGCCAGAGTGAAGATGGTCTATGGGAAACGCTGGAATACCACCTGCTCCCCGATCCGATGGCAAACAACACTTATGATGATGGAGAATGTACCTACCATGTATTCGAAAAGGTGAAAGCACAGGGGAACATGATAGAAACCAGTTGGCGGGATGCCGATCAATGGGCAGAAAATGCAGAGGGTGATGGTTACTCAGTCAATGGTGAACCGAAAACAGGTGCCATCCTTCAAACTGAAAGAGGGGAACTTGGACATGTCGCCTATATTGAATCCATCAATGAAGATGGTTCGATCAACATTTCCGAAATGAATTACACCGAGCCTTATGAAGTGACTGAGCGTACAATCGCAGCGGATAATATAGACCGCTATTCCTATATCCATCCAAAGGAAAATCCGCGACCGAAGGACCTGGAGGAGCAGGCGTAA